Proteins co-encoded in one Cytobacillus sp. NJ13 genomic window:
- a CDS encoding PTS sugar transporter subunit IIB: MKKLLIMCGTGIATSTIVTGKVKSWLEENNLQTKVKLYQSKISEELGRIDEYDIIVSTTLVPDNIKSKVIDGVPLLTGIGKEAMFDKIKEQILA, from the coding sequence ATGAAAAAATTATTGATTATGTGTGGAACAGGAATTGCTACTTCAACAATTGTAACTGGTAAAGTAAAGTCCTGGCTGGAAGAAAACAACCTGCAAACGAAAGTAAAGTTATATCAATCTAAGATCAGTGAGGAACTCGGCCGGATTGATGAGTATGATATCATCGTTTCCACTACACTTGTTCCGGATAACATTAAAAGCAAAGTCATTGATGGTGTCCCATTATTGACAGGCATTGGGAAAGAAGCCATGTTTGACAAAATTAAAGAGCAAATTCTGGCTTGA
- a CDS encoding PTS sugar transporter subunit IIA produces MFFDKKITLFDLEACDRQDALRQMVNSLRSANLVAASFEQGIIEREESFPTGLAVEPFGVAIPHTDADKVISPQIAFASLKNPVKFLVMGNSEQKEIDVSLIFMLALKNPADQLTMLQHLMEIIQDHTLLSKFSNCKTQNEFGDLLKKIGLE; encoded by the coding sequence ATGTTTTTTGATAAGAAAATTACTTTATTTGACTTAGAAGCATGCGACCGTCAGGATGCATTGCGGCAAATGGTAAATTCCCTGCGGTCTGCAAACTTAGTGGCTGCTTCTTTTGAACAAGGAATTATAGAACGTGAGGAGTCCTTTCCAACTGGTTTAGCGGTCGAACCATTCGGGGTGGCAATTCCTCATACAGATGCTGATAAAGTCATAAGTCCGCAAATTGCTTTTGCGTCTCTTAAGAATCCAGTGAAGTTCCTTGTCATGGGTAATAGCGAACAAAAAGAGATAGATGTCTCTCTGATCTTTATGCTGGCTTTAAAGAATCCAGCGGATCAGCTGACAATGCTGCAGCACCTGATGGAGATTATCCAAGACCACACTTTATTATCTAAATTTTCTAACTGCAAAACCCAAAATGAATTTGGAGATTTATTAAAGAAAATTGGCCTGGAATAA
- a CDS encoding L-ribulose-5-phosphate 4-epimerase: protein MYQVWKQLVCDANKALKDLQLVKWTSGNVSYRDKESNKVIIKPSGVHFDVLKPEDMVVLDLDGNVVEGRLKPSVDTASHLFVYRNRDDIHSIVHTHSPFATSFAIRGLGIPSYTTTAANMFKECVPCSDFAAIGEDEIGKQIIDHIGDLPAVLLRNHGVFTVGKEIEDALKAAVLLEETAEYAHYATLHEPDLAPLSRDIVLQCNDFYKTSYGQNEKTNNTI, encoded by the coding sequence ATGTACCAGGTTTGGAAACAATTAGTCTGTGATGCCAATAAGGCATTAAAAGACTTGCAACTTGTCAAATGGACCAGCGGAAATGTCAGTTATCGAGACAAAGAGAGTAATAAAGTAATTATTAAGCCGAGTGGGGTTCACTTTGATGTTCTAAAGCCAGAGGATATGGTTGTGCTTGATCTGGATGGGAATGTTGTGGAAGGGAGACTAAAGCCATCAGTAGATACTGCCAGTCACTTGTTTGTTTATCGGAACCGTGATGATATTCATAGCATTGTCCATACGCATTCACCGTTTGCAACCAGCTTTGCCATTCGTGGTTTAGGGATACCATCGTATACTACAACAGCTGCCAATATGTTCAAAGAATGTGTCCCCTGTTCTGATTTTGCAGCGATTGGCGAAGATGAAATCGGCAAACAAATTATTGACCACATTGGTGATTTGCCTGCTGTGCTGCTTCGCAATCATGGAGTCTTTACGGTAGGAAAAGAAATTGAAGACGCATTAAAGGCAGCTGTACTGCTGGAAGAAACGGCAGAATATGCACATTATGCCACATTGCATGAGCCTGATCTCGCGCCACTAAGCAGAGATATTGTTCTTCAATGTAATGATTTCTATAAAACATCGTATGGCCAAAACGAAAAAACCAACAATACTATCTAA
- a CDS encoding sigma 54-interacting transcriptional regulator, which yields MPESMSLQNDEQFHVKNWMTPSPFCIQPGQTLAEASKKMVNLHLESLPVLDETNGLVGMITSRKLLNYFAQGNSGDDLIGSIPKSNLAVVRPDDSILDILSLPYDQLPVIGEDGTLLGILTTRDILDGLSKYMHKLRQQHNANGALGAILESAYEGIAVVDENGILQEFNEAYSRFTGIKREDAIGRHVTEVIDNTHLHETVKTGIAERGVLQNIQGHDMVVHRIPLWKEGRIAGAIGMLIFEGVTEVYKIYEKLQENQNAKPDLFTKKKESDSRITLDQIIGTSEGITDVKRLARKAARTAATVLITGESGTGKEMFAKSIHHLSPFSTGPFISVNCGAIPEHLFESELFGYEEGAFTGAKKGGKPGKFELADNGTIFLDEIGEMPLVMQTKLLRVLQEKEAERVGSVKKYQINVRVIAATNRDLMQMIENGEFREDLYYRLNIIQLHIPPLRERKKDIPILLVHYLKEICERYQVPGKIFTSEAVNAFVQHPWRGNIREMVNTVEQLVTLVDGKVIDNHHLPEMLKRTEPFMKEGKEPSLAAGSIEEARFLGNQREAELILDALRKAGGNKSKAADLLGIHRTTLYQKLKKHGIT from the coding sequence ATGCCTGAATCTATGTCTTTACAGAATGACGAACAATTTCACGTAAAAAACTGGATGACACCCAGCCCTTTTTGTATTCAGCCCGGGCAAACATTGGCAGAAGCTTCAAAAAAGATGGTGAATCTTCACCTGGAAAGCCTGCCTGTACTGGATGAGACGAATGGGTTAGTCGGTATGATTACATCAAGAAAGCTGCTTAACTATTTTGCCCAGGGCAACTCAGGCGACGACTTAATTGGCAGTATTCCCAAATCAAATCTGGCTGTTGTCCGGCCAGACGATTCCATCCTTGATATTTTGTCGCTTCCATATGATCAGCTTCCTGTCATAGGTGAAGATGGCACATTGCTTGGCATCCTAACAACCCGGGATATCCTTGACGGGCTCTCCAAATACATGCATAAGCTGAGACAGCAGCATAATGCTAATGGTGCCCTGGGCGCCATTTTGGAAAGTGCCTATGAGGGGATAGCGGTTGTTGATGAAAACGGCATCCTGCAGGAATTCAATGAAGCGTACAGCCGTTTTACCGGGATTAAACGGGAGGATGCGATTGGCAGGCATGTGACAGAGGTAATTGATAACACCCATCTTCATGAGACGGTAAAGACCGGAATTGCCGAACGCGGAGTTCTTCAGAACATCCAGGGACATGACATGGTAGTGCACCGGATTCCGCTCTGGAAGGAAGGCAGGATTGCCGGGGCCATTGGAATGCTGATTTTTGAGGGAGTAACCGAAGTATATAAAATCTATGAAAAGCTGCAGGAAAATCAAAATGCTAAGCCGGATCTTTTCACGAAGAAAAAGGAAAGCGATAGCCGGATTACGCTTGATCAGATCATTGGGACAAGTGAGGGGATCACGGATGTAAAGCGGCTGGCACGGAAGGCGGCAAGGACAGCGGCTACTGTTCTGATTACGGGTGAAAGCGGGACGGGAAAAGAGATGTTCGCAAAGAGCATCCACCACCTCAGCCCTTTTTCGACTGGCCCTTTCATTAGCGTTAACTGCGGGGCGATTCCGGAGCATTTATTCGAATCCGAGCTGTTTGGCTATGAAGAAGGAGCATTTACTGGTGCGAAAAAAGGCGGCAAGCCTGGGAAATTTGAGCTTGCAGACAACGGTACTATTTTTCTCGATGAAATCGGGGAGATGCCTCTTGTCATGCAGACCAAGCTGCTGCGGGTTCTGCAGGAAAAAGAAGCCGAACGAGTCGGCAGTGTGAAGAAGTATCAGATCAATGTCAGAGTGATCGCTGCGACGAACCGTGACCTTATGCAAATGATCGAAAACGGGGAATTCCGGGAGGATCTATACTACCGGCTGAACATTATCCAGCTTCACATCCCGCCGCTGCGCGAACGGAAAAAGGATATCCCCATCCTGCTGGTCCATTATCTGAAAGAGATTTGTGAGAGGTATCAGGTACCCGGAAAAATATTCACTTCTGAAGCGGTGAATGCATTTGTACAGCATCCATGGAGGGGGAATATTCGCGAGATGGTCAATACGGTGGAGCAGCTGGTAACGCTGGTGGATGGGAAGGTCATTGACAATCATCATTTGCCGGAGATGTTAAAAAGGACTGAACCTTTTATGAAAGAAGGGAAAGAACCCTCATTAGCTGCCGGATCTATAGAAGAAGCCAGGTTTCTGGGAAACCAAAGAGAAGCGGAATTGATTCTTGATGCCTTAAGAAAGGCGGGCGGGAATAAATCGAAGGCAGCTGATTTACTTGGGATTCATCGGACAACCCTCTACCAAAAGCTTAAAAAACATGGAATAACATGA
- a CDS encoding GntP family permease, whose translation MIGILGLIASLILLMYLTMKGVNIIIAAIISAVVVALTGGLNLETALTEHYMTGFTNYFYSWFLIFLLGAVFGKIMQVTKAADSIANWVKDTLGPSRAVFAVVAAAAIMTYGGVSLFVVGFAVYPIAVSLFKVANLPHRFIPAALVFGSISFTMTAPGSPEIQNLIPTEFFGTKPTAGGIIGVLMALIIMITGGILLSRMVKKAVQNGEVFSLPNQPSNAANESAAALEAELSMQRPDAAPPGKDFPHVLMAILPLASVIAILNTAANFTSSTAAALISLTSGIILACVLMIKYLVGFWEALAKGAQDALVAAANTCAVVGFGSVAAQVAAFDTFVDALVNIPGPPLMGLAIAVTLICGITGSASGGLGIALPILAPMYMAQGLDPGAMHRISALASGGLDSLPHNGYVVTTIRAICGETHKRAYWPIFILSAAMPTAVLFLAVILYSIF comes from the coding sequence ATGATTGGAATTCTGGGGTTAATCGCTTCACTGATTCTATTAATGTATTTAACAATGAAAGGCGTAAATATAATTATTGCCGCCATCATCAGCGCAGTTGTGGTTGCTCTTACAGGAGGACTTAACCTTGAGACTGCCCTGACAGAGCATTATATGACAGGCTTTACAAATTATTTTTACTCCTGGTTCCTAATCTTCCTGCTTGGGGCAGTTTTCGGGAAAATTATGCAGGTAACCAAGGCGGCTGACAGTATTGCGAATTGGGTTAAGGATACACTGGGCCCATCCAGAGCTGTATTTGCTGTCGTGGCCGCAGCAGCGATTATGACCTATGGCGGCGTCAGCTTGTTTGTCGTAGGCTTCGCAGTGTACCCAATTGCGGTTTCACTATTTAAAGTGGCCAATCTGCCGCATCGTTTTATCCCGGCCGCTTTGGTGTTCGGTTCGATTTCGTTTACGATGACAGCACCGGGATCGCCGGAAATCCAAAACTTGATTCCAACTGAGTTTTTCGGAACAAAGCCGACTGCGGGTGGAATCATTGGAGTGTTAATGGCATTAATCATAATGATAACAGGCGGTATTTTACTAAGCCGAATGGTGAAAAAGGCGGTTCAAAATGGAGAGGTATTTTCTTTGCCGAATCAGCCGTCCAATGCTGCAAATGAGTCGGCGGCTGCTCTGGAAGCGGAGCTGTCCATGCAAAGGCCTGATGCTGCTCCTCCAGGGAAGGACTTCCCGCATGTTTTGATGGCGATATTGCCGCTGGCTTCCGTTATTGCCATTTTAAACACAGCAGCCAACTTTACTTCGTCGACGGCTGCCGCTTTAATTTCCCTGACGAGCGGAATCATTTTGGCATGTGTACTGATGATTAAATATCTGGTTGGATTTTGGGAGGCTTTGGCAAAAGGTGCCCAGGATGCTTTAGTCGCCGCGGCTAATACGTGTGCGGTTGTGGGCTTCGGAAGTGTTGCCGCCCAGGTTGCTGCCTTTGATACATTCGTCGATGCTCTGGTCAATATTCCGGGACCTCCCTTAATGGGACTGGCGATAGCCGTTACACTGATTTGCGGGATTACAGGTTCGGCTTCAGGCGGTTTGGGGATTGCCCTTCCGATTCTGGCGCCTATGTATATGGCCCAAGGCCTGGATCCTGGCGCGATGCACAGGATTTCAGCACTGGCTTCGGGCGGCCTGGATTCACTTCCGCATAATGGCTATGTCGTTACGACGATCCGGGCGATATGCGGGGAAACCCATAAACGCGCCTATTGGCCAATTTTCATCTTGAGTGCAGCGATGCCAACGGCTGTATTATTCCTGGCAGTGATCTTATATTCGATTTTTTAA
- a CDS encoding PTS transporter subunit IIC, with product MSVLQWFVDLGASVMLPILLFIFGIVLGTKPSKAFKAGLTVGIGFIGLNLVIGLLTSSLGPAAKAMVDNFGFQLDTIDVGWPAAAAISYGTALGSLAIPLGIGLNVVLLITGLTKTLDVDIWDYWHCAFTGSLVYALTGNFALGLYTIAIHLVVIFFLGDLIAKDIEKFYGFPKITFPHGASAPSYLVAKPLNWVFDRIPGFNKLEANPETIQKRLGIFGDSTVMGVLIGIVIGFLAGYSVKEVMQLAVQTGAVMMLMPRMVSLLMEGLAPISEAASDFVRKRMPGRDLYIGMDSALSVGHPAVLSASLIIVPITLFLAVILPGNTVLPFGDLATIPFLVCLMTPVFRGNIIRTVVAGTLYMAVGLLIASWAAPLITDAAIAANFDMAGNSSISALVDGAVWTTFIFVGLAKVLSWTGITLIGLVAFGGLIYLNKIKPKREAKLNNDTGVSL from the coding sequence ATGTCGGTTCTACAATGGTTTGTTGATCTTGGTGCCAGTGTAATGCTTCCAATTCTTTTGTTTATCTTTGGGATTGTTTTAGGAACAAAGCCTTCAAAAGCTTTTAAAGCTGGTCTAACGGTTGGTATTGGCTTTATTGGGTTAAATCTTGTAATTGGGCTGTTAACAAGCAGCTTAGGACCTGCGGCAAAAGCCATGGTGGATAATTTTGGTTTCCAGCTTGACACAATTGATGTAGGATGGCCTGCTGCCGCTGCTATTTCTTATGGGACCGCTTTAGGAAGTTTGGCAATCCCTTTGGGAATTGGCCTCAATGTGGTCTTGCTGATTACCGGCCTGACAAAAACATTGGACGTTGATATCTGGGATTACTGGCACTGTGCTTTCACAGGCTCTCTTGTATATGCTTTGACGGGAAATTTCGCTCTTGGATTATATACAATTGCCATTCATTTAGTTGTGATCTTCTTCTTAGGGGATTTGATTGCAAAAGATATTGAAAAGTTCTATGGTTTCCCAAAAATCACTTTCCCGCACGGAGCATCGGCACCATCTTACCTTGTCGCAAAGCCATTAAACTGGGTGTTTGACCGAATTCCCGGCTTTAATAAATTAGAAGCTAATCCTGAAACCATTCAAAAAAGATTAGGGATCTTTGGTGATTCGACTGTAATGGGTGTGTTAATCGGTATCGTGATTGGATTCTTGGCAGGGTATAGTGTTAAAGAGGTTATGCAGCTTGCGGTACAAACCGGTGCAGTAATGATGTTAATGCCCCGCATGGTTTCACTGCTTATGGAGGGTCTTGCACCGATCTCTGAAGCAGCAAGCGACTTTGTCAGAAAGCGCATGCCGGGACGTGACCTTTATATCGGTATGGATAGTGCATTATCGGTAGGTCATCCCGCCGTTTTATCTGCATCATTAATTATTGTGCCAATAACACTGTTTTTAGCGGTAATTCTGCCTGGAAATACAGTCTTGCCGTTTGGTGATTTAGCAACCATTCCATTCTTAGTTTGTTTAATGACGCCAGTATTCAGAGGAAATATTATCAGAACTGTTGTCGCTGGAACACTTTATATGGCAGTAGGTCTGCTTATCGCCTCTTGGGCTGCTCCTTTAATCACCGATGCCGCCATAGCGGCGAATTTTGATATGGCTGGGAATTCCAGTATTTCAGCACTCGTTGATGGAGCTGTATGGACGACTTTTATCTTTGTTGGCCTAGCTAAGGTGCTCAGCTGGACAGGAATTACGCTTATTGGTTTAGTCGCCTTTGGAGGTTTAATTTATCTAAATAAAATCAAGCCCAAACGTGAGGCTAAACTTAATAATGATACAGGAGTCAGTTTATAA
- a CDS encoding iron-containing alcohol dehydrogenase, protein MEKPAVFRVPEAIFYGRGSSEKVGAEAALRGKKALIISDKIMDQLGYVSECRTFLQEAGVKSEVYLGVASEPTDEYVAEALALFQEEQCDLVISVGGGSCIDTAKAIAVLAANGGYIGDYMGGKKLAQNAPVPHIAIPTTAGTGSEATDVTVITNSSNDVKMMIKQPAFMPSVAIVDPLLTISSPKNVTSATGVDALSHAIEAYLSKKAHPMTDTMAISAMRLIVENILTAYNEGQNIDAREAMSLGSLQAGMAFSNASVCLVHGMSRPIGALFHVPHGISNAMLLPAVLEFSQEACVDRLADIGRIFQPENESLTREKAAEIAVQSVKNLCLKLNIPNLRGWGIDEEAFKAAVGKMATDAIDSGSPGNNPRVPTQSELEELYHVCYEYQFSSETEKV, encoded by the coding sequence ATGGAGAAACCAGCAGTTTTCCGGGTGCCGGAAGCGATCTTTTATGGAAGGGGATCTTCCGAAAAAGTTGGGGCTGAAGCGGCGCTTAGAGGGAAAAAAGCATTAATAATCAGTGACAAAATAATGGATCAGCTTGGTTATGTAAGCGAATGCAGAACCTTTCTTCAGGAAGCCGGAGTAAAAAGCGAGGTATACCTTGGGGTAGCATCTGAACCAACTGATGAGTATGTGGCAGAAGCATTGGCGCTTTTTCAGGAAGAACAATGTGACCTCGTCATCTCAGTAGGGGGCGGCAGCTGTATTGATACGGCGAAAGCCATCGCCGTTCTCGCAGCGAATGGCGGCTATATCGGCGATTATATGGGGGGAAAGAAACTGGCCCAGAATGCGCCTGTACCTCACATTGCCATTCCGACAACAGCTGGGACAGGCTCTGAGGCAACAGATGTAACAGTCATCACGAACTCATCCAATGATGTAAAAATGATGATCAAGCAGCCTGCCTTCATGCCGAGTGTGGCGATTGTAGATCCTTTGCTCACGATATCTTCACCGAAGAATGTTACATCTGCAACAGGGGTGGATGCATTAAGCCATGCCATTGAAGCCTATCTGTCCAAAAAAGCACATCCGATGACCGATACGATGGCTATATCGGCTATGAGATTAATTGTGGAAAATATTTTAACCGCTTACAACGAGGGGCAAAATATCGATGCCCGTGAGGCAATGAGCCTTGGATCTCTCCAGGCGGGTATGGCGTTTTCTAATGCATCCGTATGTCTAGTGCACGGAATGAGCCGTCCGATTGGAGCTTTATTCCATGTGCCGCATGGAATCTCGAATGCCATGCTTTTGCCGGCCGTATTGGAATTCAGCCAGGAAGCATGTGTGGATCGCCTGGCAGATATCGGAAGAATTTTTCAGCCTGAAAATGAAAGCCTTACCAGAGAAAAAGCAGCTGAAATCGCTGTTCAATCTGTTAAGAATTTGTGTTTGAAATTAAATATTCCTAATTTAAGAGGATGGGGAATTGACGAAGAAGCTTTTAAGGCTGCGGTAGGAAAAATGGCAACAGATGCGATAGACAGCGGCAGCCCTGGCAACAATCCAAGAGTCCCGACTCAGAGCGAGCTGGAAGAGTTATACCATGTTTGCTATGAATATCAGTTTTCCTCTGAAACAGAGAAAGTATAA
- a CDS encoding M6 family metalloprotease domain-containing protein encodes MRQLKKSFVLLVTLFMITVSSAAYAEKPGLEDFPEPEDRESWVLPEDMTWEDYRPIPGINWNSTDIEPERVLKGALVIVDFPDREFILSQPEGSEIAGNPIGTGSIPRDEIGQFWVDFLNKPQPLNNYRTINEYWRENSYGKWAVELDSFGTYRMDFNEFQYGLNEFGQQGNMPGEYAGKNLRAEATAKAQADIDASGKEYDFTFILHAGYDESGVWQEFGEMMFQTAEDVSKEFGPPFEGFPNSANTRYVPWTSWLAAKSIWSSASRGVSIQGENDGMGTFAHEFGHIMNLGDNYNNPYGKPVSRSYSGPWELMSRGSFNGPAGPHTRWMVLPTLGGSAPSHHMLRNKIKQGFLSEDQYLNISREDLAESGPVFADILARAVPAGEEFGRSGLHGINISMEDLTPKNSLEDDWRADMQRGEKWYNNYTVEVVDRVGFDSFTPDSGVLLAKTKNTEAAPNIWVIDSHSEDINQVDFKRPDGTEAMYSKGDYRQLSDSLFKAGTAEGVVSEYKDEHNRLHFYILKKKLDDEGALSYRVAVRNMDGSSSFTRGVAAQKGKTEFAAPGKVAAYYFKVTNTGESADLFRLNAKTDAGWELMLENNVIEVQAGETVEVPVYVKIPNTKPVPTNLTFTTASETDSAKSATAIRRIGPGAGK; translated from the coding sequence TTGAGGCAATTAAAGAAATCTTTTGTTTTGCTAGTAACTTTATTTATGATAACCGTTTCTTCTGCTGCATACGCAGAAAAGCCAGGTCTTGAAGACTTCCCAGAACCTGAAGATAGGGAATCATGGGTTCTGCCCGAGGATATGACTTGGGAAGATTACCGTCCCATTCCCGGCATCAATTGGAACAGCACCGATATTGAGCCGGAAAGAGTGCTGAAGGGAGCACTTGTCATTGTCGACTTTCCGGACCGGGAATTTATTTTAAGCCAGCCAGAGGGATCTGAAATAGCAGGGAACCCAATTGGTACCGGCAGCATTCCCCGTGATGAAATCGGCCAATTTTGGGTGGACTTTCTGAATAAGCCGCAGCCTCTGAATAACTATCGGACGATTAATGAATATTGGAGAGAAAATTCATACGGAAAATGGGCAGTGGAGCTGGATTCCTTTGGCACCTACCGTATGGATTTCAATGAATTTCAGTATGGTTTAAATGAATTCGGACAGCAGGGAAATATGCCGGGTGAATACGCTGGAAAAAATTTAAGAGCAGAAGCCACTGCTAAAGCACAAGCTGACATCGATGCTTCCGGCAAAGAGTACGACTTTACCTTTATCCTCCATGCCGGCTATGACGAATCAGGTGTCTGGCAGGAATTTGGAGAAATGATGTTCCAGACGGCAGAGGATGTATCAAAAGAATTCGGCCCTCCATTCGAAGGGTTCCCTAATTCCGCTAATACACGCTATGTACCATGGACTTCCTGGCTTGCAGCAAAAAGCATCTGGTCCAGCGCAAGCCGTGGTGTCTCAATCCAAGGTGAAAATGATGGAATGGGCACGTTCGCTCATGAGTTTGGACATATTATGAACCTCGGAGATAATTACAATAACCCTTACGGAAAGCCTGTTTCCCGCTCCTATTCCGGACCATGGGAATTAATGAGCCGCGGGAGCTTCAATGGGCCTGCGGGACCGCATACAAGATGGATGGTACTTCCTACCCTGGGTGGATCTGCACCATCACACCATATGCTCCGCAACAAAATCAAACAAGGGTTTTTATCTGAAGACCAGTACCTGAACATCAGCCGCGAAGACTTGGCTGAATCTGGACCTGTGTTTGCTGATATCCTGGCACGGGCCGTTCCGGCTGGAGAAGAATTTGGCCGCAGCGGGCTTCACGGCATAAACATCAGCATGGAGGACTTAACGCCAAAGAACTCTCTGGAAGATGATTGGCGTGCAGATATGCAGCGCGGGGAAAAGTGGTACAACAACTATACGGTAGAAGTTGTAGATCGTGTAGGGTTCGACTCCTTTACTCCTGATTCCGGTGTCCTTCTTGCCAAAACAAAAAATACAGAAGCAGCACCAAACATTTGGGTCATCGACTCTCATTCAGAAGATATTAACCAGGTCGATTTTAAGCGTCCAGATGGCACAGAAGCCATGTACTCAAAAGGGGATTACCGGCAGCTTTCCGATTCCCTTTTCAAAGCAGGTACAGCAGAGGGCGTTGTGAGCGAATATAAGGACGAGCACAACCGGCTTCATTTCTATATTTTAAAAAAGAAACTGGATGACGAAGGTGCACTCTCTTACCGGGTAGCTGTCAGAAATATGGATGGTTCCAGTTCCTTCACCCGAGGAGTTGCAGCCCAGAAAGGCAAGACCGAGTTTGCCGCTCCCGGCAAGGTCGCAGCCTATTACTTCAAGGTAACCAATACAGGTGAATCTGCAGATCTCTTCCGCCTTAATGCTAAAACAGATGCTGGATGGGAGCTAATGCTTGAGAATAACGTGATTGAGGTACAAGCTGGGGAAACGGTGGAAGTTCCGGTCTACGTAAAAATTCCAAATACCAAGCCGGTACCGACCAACCTTACATTTACCACTGCATCTGAAACAGATTCGGCCAAATCAGCAACTGCCATTCGAAGAATTGGGCCTGGGGCTGGAAAATAA
- a CDS encoding CoA-acylating methylmalonate-semialdehyde dehydrogenase gives MTATTTKVLKNFINGEWVDANTDKFEVVPNPATGEELARTPISTREDVDKAVQAAKEAFKTWSKTPVPKRARTLFKYQQLLVENWDELAKLITQENGKNYKEAYGEVQRGIECVEFAAGAPSLMMGKQLPDIATNIESGMYRYPVGVIGGITPFNFPMMVPCWMFPLAIACGNTFVLKPSERTPILANRLAELFTEAGLPAGVFNIVHGAHDVVNSLIDHKDVPAISFVGSQPVAEYIYKSATANGKRVQALAGAKNHSIVMPDADLDGAVKEIIAAAYGSAGERCMACSVVVAVDSVADELVAKLNEQAGQLTIGNGMDEDVFLGPVIRQENKERTSGYIEIGEKEGATLVRDGRKDEAFYENGYFIGPTIFDHVDPSMKIWKEEIFAPVLSVVRVKNLEEAIELTNKSDFGNGACLFTDSGSSVRYFRENIEVGMLGVNIGVPAPMAFFPFSGWKNSFYGDLHANGTDGVEFYTRRKMLTARW, from the coding sequence ATGACAGCGACAACAACAAAGGTATTAAAGAACTTTATCAACGGAGAATGGGTAGATGCAAACACAGATAAATTCGAAGTGGTGCCAAACCCTGCAACGGGCGAGGAGCTTGCGCGCACACCGATTTCCACACGAGAAGATGTCGATAAAGCTGTTCAGGCTGCGAAAGAAGCGTTTAAAACCTGGAGCAAAACTCCTGTTCCAAAGAGAGCCAGAACTCTGTTTAAATATCAGCAGCTTTTAGTAGAAAACTGGGATGAGCTGGCAAAGCTGATTACACAGGAAAACGGCAAGAACTATAAAGAAGCATACGGTGAGGTTCAGCGCGGAATTGAGTGTGTGGAATTTGCTGCAGGAGCGCCATCTCTTATGATGGGTAAGCAGCTTCCTGACATTGCGACGAATATAGAATCGGGCATGTACCGCTACCCGGTTGGCGTCATCGGCGGCATCACGCCTTTCAACTTCCCGATGATGGTTCCCTGCTGGATGTTCCCGCTTGCGATTGCGTGCGGTAACACATTTGTGTTAAAGCCATCTGAAAGAACGCCAATCCTGGCAAATCGCCTGGCTGAACTATTCACCGAAGCCGGCCTTCCGGCTGGTGTATTCAATATTGTTCATGGTGCTCATGACGTGGTAAACAGCTTAATCGATCATAAAGATGTTCCGGCGATTTCATTCGTTGGCTCCCAGCCTGTTGCTGAGTATATCTACAAATCTGCGACTGCAAACGGCAAACGTGTTCAGGCACTAGCCGGTGCTAAGAACCACTCGATCGTGATGCCTGATGCAGACCTTGATGGCGCGGTTAAAGAAATTATTGCTGCTGCATACGGATCAGCAGGCGAAAGATGCATGGCCTGCTCTGTAGTAGTAGCTGTGGATTCCGTTGCCGACGAGCTGGTAGCGAAATTGAATGAGCAGGCGGGCCAGCTGACAATTGGGAACGGAATGGATGAAGATGTATTCCTTGGACCAGTCATCCGCCAGGAAAACAAGGAGCGCACAAGCGGCTATATTGAAATTGGCGAAAAAGAAGGAGCAACCCTTGTCCGTGATGGCCGCAAAGATGAAGCCTTCTACGAAAATGGATACTTCATCGGACCAACGATTTTTGATCATGTTGACCCATCAATGAAAATCTGGAAAGAAGAAATCTTCGCACCGGTACTTTCTGTTGTGCGTGTAAAAAATCTTGAAGAAGCGATCGAGCTTACGAACAAATCAGACTTCGGAAATGGCGCATGCCTATTCACTGACAGCGGAAGCAGCGTCCGCTACTTCAGAGAAAACATCGAGGTCGGCATGCTCGGCGTTAACATCGGTGTACCGGCGCCAATGGCCTTCTTCCCATTCTCCGGATGGAAAAATTCGTTCTACGGAGACCTTCACGCAAACGGAACAGATGGAGTGGAATTCTATACGAGGAGAAAGATGCTGACGGCACGCTGGTAA